A single window of Rhizobium indicum DNA harbors:
- a CDS encoding putative bifunctional diguanylate cyclase/phosphodiesterase, producing MRKIHAAPSALGQTEAKTSSSIDRLLFFDRDFNPVENLLGNELPASVKPAASFWEHFPELDKSAITLALRSLGDSAQPLQISGDLGAPASHGLTIYRIGDLFAVVRSEESIDDERATLLHLATHDPLTGLPNRRQFSEDLAVLLRETTGSNETLSLMQLDLDDFKPVNDTLGHPAGDKLLQLAASRIQGCLARDDRAYRLAGDEFTVISRGPGHPAKGHQLAEALVDAFKKPFTIDGIALFVGASIGISAAPPDGTSPEQLMKASDVALYAAKKDGRGRARPFDPSMLELLEQRELLRRSLRMALVQQQFSIEYQPIAEGGSIVGFEALLRWHHPLLGKIPPTAFIPMAEADGIMPEIGAWVLEQACREAMKWPQNYIVAVNLSAAEFLTNGLTDRVSQTLDLIGLPPDRLELEITESVLLERTVNNIDTLNTLNVLGIRISLDDFGTEYSSLSYLKTFPFDTIKIDKYFITDLESDLKSQAIVRCIVNLAHDLDMQVTAEGVETPGQAEWLRSVGCDRLQGYLISRPLPVQAIGEFITRADTSASPALPQ from the coding sequence ATGCGGAAAATTCATGCTGCCCCCTCGGCGCTCGGACAAACAGAGGCAAAAACTTCGAGCTCAATCGACCGGCTTTTGTTCTTTGATCGCGATTTCAATCCCGTCGAGAATTTGCTCGGCAATGAGCTGCCTGCTTCTGTCAAACCAGCAGCGTCGTTTTGGGAGCATTTTCCTGAATTGGACAAATCGGCGATTACACTCGCCCTCCGTTCATTGGGCGACAGTGCCCAACCCTTGCAAATATCGGGGGATCTTGGCGCGCCCGCGTCGCACGGACTGACGATCTATCGGATCGGAGATCTGTTTGCCGTGGTTCGGTCCGAGGAATCTATCGACGATGAGCGCGCAACTCTTTTGCATCTGGCCACCCACGATCCGCTCACTGGACTGCCGAACCGACGCCAGTTCAGCGAGGACCTCGCTGTGTTGTTACGAGAGACCACAGGCTCGAACGAGACTCTGTCCCTGATGCAACTCGATCTTGACGATTTCAAACCCGTCAACGACACGCTTGGGCATCCGGCAGGCGACAAGCTTCTTCAGCTCGCTGCAAGCCGCATTCAAGGGTGCCTTGCCAGGGACGACAGAGCCTATCGACTGGCGGGTGACGAATTCACCGTCATATCAAGAGGCCCAGGACATCCCGCCAAAGGACACCAGTTAGCAGAAGCTTTGGTTGATGCATTCAAAAAACCCTTCACGATAGATGGCATCGCGCTATTTGTCGGTGCCAGTATCGGCATATCTGCTGCTCCACCGGACGGTACAAGTCCGGAGCAGCTGATGAAGGCGTCCGACGTCGCACTCTACGCCGCGAAGAAGGACGGGCGCGGTCGTGCAAGACCGTTTGATCCCTCAATGCTTGAGTTGCTGGAACAACGCGAACTGCTGCGCCGCAGCCTTCGCATGGCCCTGGTCCAGCAACAATTCTCTATTGAGTACCAACCCATCGCCGAGGGCGGCAGCATTGTCGGCTTCGAAGCATTGCTGAGATGGCACCACCCTCTACTTGGAAAAATCCCACCAACGGCATTTATTCCGATGGCCGAGGCCGATGGAATAATGCCGGAAATAGGGGCATGGGTTTTGGAGCAGGCATGTCGCGAGGCAATGAAGTGGCCGCAGAACTACATCGTCGCGGTCAATTTGTCCGCGGCTGAATTCTTGACAAACGGCCTCACCGATCGCGTATCCCAAACGCTGGACTTGATCGGGTTGCCGCCAGACCGTCTGGAGCTTGAGATAACCGAAAGCGTGCTGCTTGAGCGCACCGTCAACAATATCGACACCTTGAATACGCTCAACGTGCTAGGGATACGAATCTCGCTTGATGATTTCGGGACCGAATATTCTTCGCTCAGCTATCTGAAGACATTCCCGTTCGACACGATCAAAATCGACAAATACTTTATCACCGACCTCGAAAGCGATCTGAAAAGCCAGGCAATCGTCCGCTGCATCGTTAACCTCGCACATGACCTCGACATGCAGGTGACGGCCGAAGGGGTTGAAACGCCAGGTCAGGCGGAATGGTTGCGCAGTGTGGGCTGCGACAGACTTCAAGGCTATTTGATTAGCAGGCCGCTTCCGGTCCAGGCGATTGGCGAATTCATCACCCGGGCGGACACATCCGCAAGCCCAGCGCTACCACAGTGA
- a CDS encoding LysR substrate-binding domain-containing protein: MQLPPLNALRAFEATARLMSLSKAGDELHVTHAAVSHQIKHLETWLGRKLLQKSGRGITLTAAGGEYYRAVSGSLAAIAHATGNMRRDHDMRAITVGCIPSIASRWLVPALPSFQESAPDLDVRIVYARAEEHFDHESLDVLITMGEDLSGGRESRLLFSRRNQPVTSRHYLAKRNWTIDDVSIAGADLLHDESVDGWKEWFRKAGQKAQEPLRGPIFQDFNMLATAVIAGHGVALCPVEVFRREIERGDLLVLSEIATAENQGYYVISNSWAKKPVGRFIDWFMTECGSGA, encoded by the coding sequence ATGCAATTGCCGCCGTTAAACGCTTTGCGCGCTTTCGAAGCCACGGCCCGCCTGATGAGCCTTTCGAAAGCGGGCGACGAGCTGCACGTCACTCATGCGGCGGTCAGCCATCAGATCAAGCATCTGGAAACCTGGCTCGGCCGCAAGCTGCTGCAGAAATCGGGCCGCGGCATTACGCTGACCGCAGCCGGCGGTGAATATTACCGGGCCGTCTCCGGATCGCTGGCGGCGATCGCGCATGCGACCGGCAATATGCGGCGCGATCACGACATGCGCGCCATCACCGTCGGCTGCATTCCCTCAATCGCATCGCGCTGGCTCGTCCCCGCCCTGCCCTCCTTCCAGGAAAGCGCCCCCGATCTCGACGTCAGGATCGTCTATGCCCGCGCCGAAGAACACTTCGACCACGAGAGCCTCGACGTACTGATCACCATGGGCGAGGATCTGAGCGGCGGCAGGGAAAGCCGCCTGCTCTTCTCCCGCCGCAACCAGCCCGTCACCAGTCGCCATTACCTTGCCAAACGCAACTGGACGATCGACGACGTCTCGATCGCCGGCGCCGATCTGCTGCACGACGAATCCGTCGATGGCTGGAAGGAATGGTTCCGCAAGGCCGGCCAGAAAGCGCAGGAGCCGCTTCGAGGGCCGATATTTCAGGATTTCAACATGCTGGCGACGGCCGTAATCGCCGGCCATGGCGTGGCGCTCTGCCCTGTCGAGGTGTTCCGCCGCGAGATCGAACGCGGCGATCTGCTGGTGCTTTCCGAGATCGCCACGGCAGAGAACCAGGGCTATTACGTCATATCGAACAGCTGGGCGAAAAAGCCGGTCGGCCGCTTCATCGACTGGTTCATGACCGAGTGCGGATCGGGCGCGTGA